In one Solanum dulcamara chromosome 1, daSolDulc1.2, whole genome shotgun sequence genomic region, the following are encoded:
- the LOC129885327 gene encoding uncharacterized protein LOC129885327, whose amino-acid sequence MGKDSKSKDSGSKGKGKQAAGGSEDGASKGKGKAGKGDGLGTCTYVKARHVLCEKQSKINEAYKILQEGWLNNGDKVPPAEFAKVAAAYSECPSGKKGGDLGWFPRGKMAGPFQEVAFNTPVGATSAPFKSTHGYHFILSEGRKN is encoded by the exons ATGGGGAAGGACTCCAAGTCTAAGGATTCTGGAAGCAAGGGAAAGGGTAAACAGGCTGCTGGTGGAAGCGAGGATGGTGCTTcgaaaggaaaaggaaaagctgGGAAAGGAGATGGCCTTGGAACCTGCACATATGTTAAGG CAAGGCATGTCTTATGTGAGAAGCAGTCAAAGATTAATGAAGCATACAAAATACTACAGGAAGGCTGGCTGAACAATGGAGATAAAGTTCCACCAGCTGAGTTTGCCAAG GTAGCTGCAGCTTACTCGGAATGCCCCTCGGGAAAGAAAGGTGGGGACCTGGGATGGTTTCCACGTGGCAAGATGGCAGGCCCATTTCAGGAAGTTGCCTTCAATACCCCTGTTGGAGCTACCAGTGCACCCTTTAAATCAAC ACATGGATACCATTTCATTTTATCTGAAGGGAGGAAGAACTGA